The Phyllopteryx taeniolatus isolate TA_2022b chromosome 7, UOR_Ptae_1.2, whole genome shotgun sequence genome has a segment encoding these proteins:
- the ppat gene encoding amidophosphoribosyltransferase isoform X1 produces the protein MEFDESGIGEECGVFGCVAAGDWPTQLEVAQVLTLGLVALQHRGQESAGVVTSDGATPPTYTTLKGMGLVSAAFSPEALLKLRYGNLGICHTRYSTTGMSELQNCQPFVVDTLHGQIAVAHNGELVNAHALRKKVMRHGVGLSTSSDSELITQLLAFTPPLEELDSPNWVARIKNLMTETLTSYSLLVMFKDVVYAVRDPYGNRPLCIGRVVPISKLHNSGGGEADTEGWVVSSESCSFQSIGAKYYREVLPGEIVQISRHGVKSLSVVPRREGDLPAFCIFEYVYFARPDSIFEGQMVYTVRQRCGRQLAIEAPTDADVVSTVPESATPAALGYAQQSGLPYIEVLCKNRYVGRTFIQPNTRLRQLGVAKKFGALTDNFAGKRVVLVDDSIVRGNTISPIIKLLKEAGATEVHIRVASPPIKFPCYMGINIPTKEELIANKPEFQDIADYIGANSVQYLTVEGLVTAVQKGISSLQGGEMIDSTYKSGGRVGHCTACLTGKYPVELEW, from the exons ATGGAGTTCGACGAGTCTGGTATCGGGGAGGAGTGCGGGGTGTTTGGGTGCGTGGCGGCCGGAGACTGGCCTACGCAGCTGGAGGTGGCCCAGGTGCTCACCCTGGGACTTGTGGCGTTGCAGCACAG GGGTCAGGAAAGTGCCGGGGTTGTCACAAGTGATGGAGCCACTCCGCCGACATACACAACCCTCAAG GGCATGGGCTTGGTGAGCGCCGCTTTCTCCCCCGAGGCGCTCCTCAAGCTGCGCTACGGCAACCTCGGCATCTGTCACACGCGCTACTCCACCACTGGCATGTCAGAGCTGCAGAACTGCCAACCCTTTGTGGTGGACACGCTGCACGGCCAGATAGCGGTGGCGCACAACGGAGAGCTGGTCAACGCGCACGCCCTGCGGAAAAAG GTGATGCGTCACGGCGTGGGCCTGTCCACCAGCTCTGACAGCGAGCTCATCACCCAGCTGCTGGCCTTCACTCCTCCTTTGGAGGAGCTGGACTCACCCAACTGGGTGGCCAG GATTAAAAATCTGATGACGGAGACGCTGACGTCGTACTCGCTGCTGGTGATGTTCAAAGACGTCGTTTACGCCGTGCGGGACCCCTACGGGAACAGACCCCTTTGCATCGGACGTGTGGTTCCCATCTCCAAACTGCACAACTCGG GTGGCGGCGAGGCGGACACCGAGGGCTGGGTCGTGTCCTCTGAGTCCTGCAGCTTCCAGTCCATCGGCGCCAA GTATTACAGGGAGGTCCTCCCGGGAGAGATTGTCCAGATATCCCGACACGGAGTCAAGTCTTTGAGCGTAGTGCCTCGTCGCGAGGGGGACCTCCCTGCCTTCTGCATATTTGAATATGTATACTTTGCCAGACCCGACTCCATCTTTGAAG GACAGATGGTCTATACCGTCAGACAGCGCTGTGGTCGACAGTTGGCCATCGAGGCGCCCACGGACGCAGACGTGGTCAGCACCGTACCGGAGTCGGCAACGCCCGCCGCACTGGGTTATGCCCAGCAG tCTGGCCTGCCCTACATTGAAGTTTTGTGTAAGAACCGCTACGTCGGGAGAACCTTCATCCAGCCCAACACCCGCCTGAGGCAGTTGGGCGTCGCCAAGAAGTTTGGCGCCTTGACGGACAACTTTGCCGGCAAGCGGGTGGTGCTGGTCGACGACTCCATCGTCAGGGGCAACACCATCTCACCCATCATTAAACTACTGAAGGAGGCGGGCGCGACCGAG GTCCACATCAGAGTGGCTTCTCCTCCAATCAAGTTCCCCTGTTACATGGGCATCAACATCCCCACTAAAGAGGAACTCATCGCCAACAAGCCGGAATTCCAAGACATCGCTGATTACATCG GTGCCAACAGCGTGCAGTACCTGACCGTAGAGGGGCTGGTGACGGCGGTCCAGAAAGGAATCTCCTCCCTGCAGGGCGGCGAAATGATCGACTCCACTTACAAGTCGGGTGGGAGGGTGGGACACTGCACCGCGTGTCTGACCGGCAAGTACCCGGTGGAACTGGAGTGGTAA
- the ppat gene encoding amidophosphoribosyltransferase isoform X2: MGLVSAAFSPEALLKLRYGNLGICHTRYSTTGMSELQNCQPFVVDTLHGQIAVAHNGELVNAHALRKKVMRHGVGLSTSSDSELITQLLAFTPPLEELDSPNWVARIKNLMTETLTSYSLLVMFKDVVYAVRDPYGNRPLCIGRVVPISKLHNSGGGEADTEGWVVSSESCSFQSIGAKYYREVLPGEIVQISRHGVKSLSVVPRREGDLPAFCIFEYVYFARPDSIFEGQMVYTVRQRCGRQLAIEAPTDADVVSTVPESATPAALGYAQQSGLPYIEVLCKNRYVGRTFIQPNTRLRQLGVAKKFGALTDNFAGKRVVLVDDSIVRGNTISPIIKLLKEAGATEVHIRVASPPIKFPCYMGINIPTKEELIANKPEFQDIADYIGANSVQYLTVEGLVTAVQKGISSLQGGEMIDSTYKSGGRVGHCTACLTGKYPVELEW, encoded by the exons ATGGGCTTGGTGAGCGCCGCTTTCTCCCCCGAGGCGCTCCTCAAGCTGCGCTACGGCAACCTCGGCATCTGTCACACGCGCTACTCCACCACTGGCATGTCAGAGCTGCAGAACTGCCAACCCTTTGTGGTGGACACGCTGCACGGCCAGATAGCGGTGGCGCACAACGGAGAGCTGGTCAACGCGCACGCCCTGCGGAAAAAG GTGATGCGTCACGGCGTGGGCCTGTCCACCAGCTCTGACAGCGAGCTCATCACCCAGCTGCTGGCCTTCACTCCTCCTTTGGAGGAGCTGGACTCACCCAACTGGGTGGCCAG GATTAAAAATCTGATGACGGAGACGCTGACGTCGTACTCGCTGCTGGTGATGTTCAAAGACGTCGTTTACGCCGTGCGGGACCCCTACGGGAACAGACCCCTTTGCATCGGACGTGTGGTTCCCATCTCCAAACTGCACAACTCGG GTGGCGGCGAGGCGGACACCGAGGGCTGGGTCGTGTCCTCTGAGTCCTGCAGCTTCCAGTCCATCGGCGCCAA GTATTACAGGGAGGTCCTCCCGGGAGAGATTGTCCAGATATCCCGACACGGAGTCAAGTCTTTGAGCGTAGTGCCTCGTCGCGAGGGGGACCTCCCTGCCTTCTGCATATTTGAATATGTATACTTTGCCAGACCCGACTCCATCTTTGAAG GACAGATGGTCTATACCGTCAGACAGCGCTGTGGTCGACAGTTGGCCATCGAGGCGCCCACGGACGCAGACGTGGTCAGCACCGTACCGGAGTCGGCAACGCCCGCCGCACTGGGTTATGCCCAGCAG tCTGGCCTGCCCTACATTGAAGTTTTGTGTAAGAACCGCTACGTCGGGAGAACCTTCATCCAGCCCAACACCCGCCTGAGGCAGTTGGGCGTCGCCAAGAAGTTTGGCGCCTTGACGGACAACTTTGCCGGCAAGCGGGTGGTGCTGGTCGACGACTCCATCGTCAGGGGCAACACCATCTCACCCATCATTAAACTACTGAAGGAGGCGGGCGCGACCGAG GTCCACATCAGAGTGGCTTCTCCTCCAATCAAGTTCCCCTGTTACATGGGCATCAACATCCCCACTAAAGAGGAACTCATCGCCAACAAGCCGGAATTCCAAGACATCGCTGATTACATCG GTGCCAACAGCGTGCAGTACCTGACCGTAGAGGGGCTGGTGACGGCGGTCCAGAAAGGAATCTCCTCCCTGCAGGGCGGCGAAATGATCGACTCCACTTACAAGTCGGGTGGGAGGGTGGGACACTGCACCGCGTGTCTGACCGGCAAGTACCCGGTGGAACTGGAGTGGTAA
- the paics gene encoding multifunctional protein ADE2 isoform X2 produces the protein MEEVGAHQGGIYTSSASEDDNSDHYDMNGDMESKLRGTGAEPSAVDQLQVVTVSDTGRNWSDQEVRALIQVWSDERVRRQLESSTRKRDVFTQISNRLMQQGIERDWKQCHTKYKNLKYLYRSLQKGKTDDADPKRLMRYYGEVDAIMNRRARGSHTDHRVDLRRIGMLAGDAHSEAEERTCRSESISSMRLAVMPQEQRAMETGSSHHLDQWHPQDTSLGSRESSLTLGDTLSTGRGRKRKADDEDNLLTPVKKTAENVNIKEEQTHVPIIEVLSVCSMAYQDAHQETQFCGVSKRNMATTQELSIGQKLNEGKTKQIFEIVDQPGLVLVQSKDQITAGNAARKDQMEGKAAIANKTTNCVFELLQQSGIKMAFVRQHSDTAFVAAHCEMIPIEWVCRRVATGSFLKRNPGVKEGYRFSPLKMEMFFKDDANNDPQWSEEQVLEAKFCLAGLAVGRCEVDIMNRSTVAVFEILEKAWATQNCTLVDMKIEFGVNVKTREIVLADVIDNDSWRLWPAGDRSQQKDKQVYRDLKEVTPEAMQMVKRNFEWVSERVKLLLEPQASGRVVVLMGSTSDMAHCEKIKKACGSYGIPCVLRVTSAHKGPDETLRIKAGYEGDGIPTVFVAVAGRSNGLGPVMSGNTAYPVVNCPPVSPDWGSQDVWSSLRMPSGLGCATVLSPDAAAQFAAQIFGLNNHLVWCKLRASMLNTWVALKVADKKLQACSL, from the exons ATGGAGGAGGTGGGGGCACATCAGGGAGGCATCTACACCTCCTCAGCTTCGGAAG ATGATAACAGCGACCATTATGACATGAACGGGGATATGGAGTCAAAACTGAGAGGAACAG GGGCGGAGCCGTCCGCCGTGGACCAGCTCCAAGTGGTCACCGTGTCGGACACGGGTCGGAACTGGAGCGACCAGGAGGTGCGAGCGCTGATTCAGGTGTGGTCCGACGAGCGGGTGCGGCGCCAGCTGGAGAGCTCCACCAGAAAGCGGGACGTCTTCACGCAGATCTCCAACCGGCTGATGCAGCAGGGCATCGAGCGCGACTGGAAGCAGTGCCACACCAAGTACAAGAACCTCAAGTACCTCTACCGCTCGCTCCAGAAGGGCAAGACGGACGACGCCGACCCGAAGCGGCTCATGAGATATTACGGCGAAGTGGACGCCATCATGAATCGCAGGGCAAGGGGCTCGCACACGGACCACCGCGTCGACTTGCGCCGAATTGGGATGCTGGCGGGCGACGCCCATTCGGAGGCGGAGGAAAGAACGTGCCGCTCAGAGTCGATTTCGTCGATGCGTCTCGCAGTGATGCCGCAAGAACAACGAGCGATGGAAACGGGAAGCAGTCACCACTTGGACCAGTGGCACCCacaggacacttcattag GATCCCGTGAAAGCAGCCTGACCCTCGGCGACACTCTGTCGACTGGCcgagggaggaagaggaaggcggacgACGAAG ACAATCTCCTGACGCCAGTGAAAAAAACTGCAGAAAATGTGAACATTAAAGAAGAGCAGACTCACGTTCCGATAATAGAAGTCCTTTCAGTGTGCTCGATGGCCTACCAGGATGCACATCAAGAGACGCAG TTCTGCGGCGTGTCGAAGAGAAACATGGCCACCACACAAG AGTTGAGCATCGGCCAGAAGCTGAACGAGGGCAAGACCAAGCAGATTTTTGAGATCGTGGATCAACCCGGGCTGGTTCTGGTGCAGTCCAAAGACCAGATCACCGCCGGGAATGCAGCGAGGAAAGACCAGATGGAGGGCAAAGCGGCCATCGCTAATAAAACCACCAACTGCGTGTTTGAACTGCTGCAGcaatctg GCATCAAGATGGCCTTTGTGAGGCAGCACTCCGACACGGCGTTTGTGGCGGCGCACTGCGAGATGATTCCCATCGAGTGGGTGTGTCGCAGGGTGGCCACCGGCTCCTTCCTGAAGAGGAACCCGGGCGTGAAAGAGGGCTACCGCTTCTCCCCGCTCAAGATGGAGATGTTCTTCAAA GACGACGCCAACAACGATCCGCAGTGGTCGGAGGAGCAGGTGCTGGAAGCCAAGTTCTGCCTGGCCGGCCTCGCCGTCGGCCGGTGCGAGGTGGACATCATGAACCGCAGCACCGTGGCCGTCTTCGAGATCCTGGAGAAGGCCTGGGCCACGCAGAACTGCACTCTGGTCGACATGAAG ATCGAGTTTGGCGTCAACGTGAAGACTCGGGAGATTGTTCTGGCCGATGTGATCGACAACGACTCGTGGAGGCTGTGGCCCGCCGGCGACAGAAGCCAGCAGAAAGATAAGCAG GTGTACCGTGACCTCAAAGAGGTGACCCCGGAGGCCATGCAAATGGTGAAGAGAAACTTTGAGTGGGTCTCCGAAAGGGTCAAG CTGCTGCTGGAGCCCCAGGCCAGCGGCAGGGTGGTGGTTCTCATGGGCTCCACCTCGGACATGGCCCACTGTGAGAAGATTAAGAAGGCCTGCGGTTCCTACGGGATTCCCTGCGTGCTGCGTGTCACCTCGGCGCACAAAGGCCCCGATGAGACGCTGCGCATTAAAGCGGGATACGAAG GAGACGGCATCCCCACGGTGTTTGTGGCGGTGGCCGGCCGGAGCAACGGCCTCGGCCCCGTGATGTCGGGTAACACCGCCTACCCCGTCGTCAACTGCCCGCCCGTCTCGCCCGACTGGGGCTCCCAGGACGTTTGGTCCTCCCTCCGTATGCCGAGCG GTCTGGGCTGCGCCACCGTCCTCTCCCCCGACGCGGCCGCTCAGTTTGCGGCTCAGATCTTCGGGCTGAACAATCACCTGGTGTGGTGCAAGCTGAGGGCTTCCATGCTCAACACCTGGGTGGCCCTCAAGGTGGCTGACAAGAAGCTCCAGGCCTGCAGCCTTTGA
- the paics gene encoding multifunctional protein ADE2 isoform X1 gives MEEVGAHQGGIYTSSASEGVQVHQGLPGVEEGRHWTDDEVRALLCIWADRRVRESLKSTLHNKYIFQEISSQMQHTFGVVRHWKQCRTKYKNLKYDYKMAKSTHAARGGRSSPGKYMKFFHEVEAILLDRGLEEGSLGMKRRLYDGAASESEVVIEIDNYDNSDHYDMNGDMESKLRGTGAEPSAVDQLQVVTVSDTGRNWSDQEVRALIQVWSDERVRRQLESSTRKRDVFTQISNRLMQQGIERDWKQCHTKYKNLKYLYRSLQKGKTDDADPKRLMRYYGEVDAIMNRRARGSHTDHRVDLRRIGMLAGDAHSEAEERTCRSESISSMRLAVMPQEQRAMETGSSHHLDQWHPQDTSLGSRESSLTLGDTLSTGRGRKRKADDEDNLLTPVKKTAENVNIKEEQTHVPIIEVLSVCSMAYQDAHQETQFCGVSKRNMATTQELSIGQKLNEGKTKQIFEIVDQPGLVLVQSKDQITAGNAARKDQMEGKAAIANKTTNCVFELLQQSGIKMAFVRQHSDTAFVAAHCEMIPIEWVCRRVATGSFLKRNPGVKEGYRFSPLKMEMFFKDDANNDPQWSEEQVLEAKFCLAGLAVGRCEVDIMNRSTVAVFEILEKAWATQNCTLVDMKIEFGVNVKTREIVLADVIDNDSWRLWPAGDRSQQKDKQVYRDLKEVTPEAMQMVKRNFEWVSERVKLLLEPQASGRVVVLMGSTSDMAHCEKIKKACGSYGIPCVLRVTSAHKGPDETLRIKAGYEGDGIPTVFVAVAGRSNGLGPVMSGNTAYPVVNCPPVSPDWGSQDVWSSLRMPSGLGCATVLSPDAAAQFAAQIFGLNNHLVWCKLRASMLNTWVALKVADKKLQACSL, from the exons ATGGAGGAGGTGGGGGCACATCAGGGAGGCATCTACACCTCCTCAGCTTCGGAAG GAGTCCAGGTTCACCAGGGGCTACCTGGGGTGGAGGAAGGCCGCCACTGGACGGACGACGAGGTGCGAGCGCTGCTGTGCATCTGGGCCGACCGGCGCGTCCGGGAAAGCCTGAAGAGCACGCTACACAACAAGTACATCTTCCAGGAGATATCCAGCCAGATGCAGCACACCTTCGGCGTGGTGCGCCACTGGAAACAGTGCCGCACCAAATACAAGAACCTCAAGTACGACTACAAGATGGCCAAGAGCACCCACGCGGCCCGCGGCGGCCGCAGCAGCCCGGGGAAGTACATGAAGTTTTTCCACGAGGTGGAGGCCATCCTGCTGGACCGTGGCCTGGAGGAGGGCTCTCTGGGGATGAAGAGGAGGTTGTATGACGGGGCCGCTTCAGAAAGTGAGGTCGTCATCGAGATAGACAACT ATGATAACAGCGACCATTATGACATGAACGGGGATATGGAGTCAAAACTGAGAGGAACAG GGGCGGAGCCGTCCGCCGTGGACCAGCTCCAAGTGGTCACCGTGTCGGACACGGGTCGGAACTGGAGCGACCAGGAGGTGCGAGCGCTGATTCAGGTGTGGTCCGACGAGCGGGTGCGGCGCCAGCTGGAGAGCTCCACCAGAAAGCGGGACGTCTTCACGCAGATCTCCAACCGGCTGATGCAGCAGGGCATCGAGCGCGACTGGAAGCAGTGCCACACCAAGTACAAGAACCTCAAGTACCTCTACCGCTCGCTCCAGAAGGGCAAGACGGACGACGCCGACCCGAAGCGGCTCATGAGATATTACGGCGAAGTGGACGCCATCATGAATCGCAGGGCAAGGGGCTCGCACACGGACCACCGCGTCGACTTGCGCCGAATTGGGATGCTGGCGGGCGACGCCCATTCGGAGGCGGAGGAAAGAACGTGCCGCTCAGAGTCGATTTCGTCGATGCGTCTCGCAGTGATGCCGCAAGAACAACGAGCGATGGAAACGGGAAGCAGTCACCACTTGGACCAGTGGCACCCacaggacacttcattag GATCCCGTGAAAGCAGCCTGACCCTCGGCGACACTCTGTCGACTGGCcgagggaggaagaggaaggcggacgACGAAG ACAATCTCCTGACGCCAGTGAAAAAAACTGCAGAAAATGTGAACATTAAAGAAGAGCAGACTCACGTTCCGATAATAGAAGTCCTTTCAGTGTGCTCGATGGCCTACCAGGATGCACATCAAGAGACGCAG TTCTGCGGCGTGTCGAAGAGAAACATGGCCACCACACAAG AGTTGAGCATCGGCCAGAAGCTGAACGAGGGCAAGACCAAGCAGATTTTTGAGATCGTGGATCAACCCGGGCTGGTTCTGGTGCAGTCCAAAGACCAGATCACCGCCGGGAATGCAGCGAGGAAAGACCAGATGGAGGGCAAAGCGGCCATCGCTAATAAAACCACCAACTGCGTGTTTGAACTGCTGCAGcaatctg GCATCAAGATGGCCTTTGTGAGGCAGCACTCCGACACGGCGTTTGTGGCGGCGCACTGCGAGATGATTCCCATCGAGTGGGTGTGTCGCAGGGTGGCCACCGGCTCCTTCCTGAAGAGGAACCCGGGCGTGAAAGAGGGCTACCGCTTCTCCCCGCTCAAGATGGAGATGTTCTTCAAA GACGACGCCAACAACGATCCGCAGTGGTCGGAGGAGCAGGTGCTGGAAGCCAAGTTCTGCCTGGCCGGCCTCGCCGTCGGCCGGTGCGAGGTGGACATCATGAACCGCAGCACCGTGGCCGTCTTCGAGATCCTGGAGAAGGCCTGGGCCACGCAGAACTGCACTCTGGTCGACATGAAG ATCGAGTTTGGCGTCAACGTGAAGACTCGGGAGATTGTTCTGGCCGATGTGATCGACAACGACTCGTGGAGGCTGTGGCCCGCCGGCGACAGAAGCCAGCAGAAAGATAAGCAG GTGTACCGTGACCTCAAAGAGGTGACCCCGGAGGCCATGCAAATGGTGAAGAGAAACTTTGAGTGGGTCTCCGAAAGGGTCAAG CTGCTGCTGGAGCCCCAGGCCAGCGGCAGGGTGGTGGTTCTCATGGGCTCCACCTCGGACATGGCCCACTGTGAGAAGATTAAGAAGGCCTGCGGTTCCTACGGGATTCCCTGCGTGCTGCGTGTCACCTCGGCGCACAAAGGCCCCGATGAGACGCTGCGCATTAAAGCGGGATACGAAG GAGACGGCATCCCCACGGTGTTTGTGGCGGTGGCCGGCCGGAGCAACGGCCTCGGCCCCGTGATGTCGGGTAACACCGCCTACCCCGTCGTCAACTGCCCGCCCGTCTCGCCCGACTGGGGCTCCCAGGACGTTTGGTCCTCCCTCCGTATGCCGAGCG GTCTGGGCTGCGCCACCGTCCTCTCCCCCGACGCGGCCGCTCAGTTTGCGGCTCAGATCTTCGGGCTGAACAATCACCTGGTGTGGTGCAAGCTGAGGGCTTCCATGCTCAACACCTGGGTGGCCCTCAAGGTGGCTGACAAGAAGCTCCAGGCCTGCAGCCTTTGA
- the paics gene encoding multifunctional protein ADE2 isoform X3 yields the protein MECRDWLSQHFCGVSKRNMATTQELSIGQKLNEGKTKQIFEIVDQPGLVLVQSKDQITAGNAARKDQMEGKAAIANKTTNCVFELLQQSGIKMAFVRQHSDTAFVAAHCEMIPIEWVCRRVATGSFLKRNPGVKEGYRFSPLKMEMFFKDDANNDPQWSEEQVLEAKFCLAGLAVGRCEVDIMNRSTVAVFEILEKAWATQNCTLVDMKIEFGVNVKTREIVLADVIDNDSWRLWPAGDRSQQKDKQVYRDLKEVTPEAMQMVKRNFEWVSERVKLLLEPQASGRVVVLMGSTSDMAHCEKIKKACGSYGIPCVLRVTSAHKGPDETLRIKAGYEGDGIPTVFVAVAGRSNGLGPVMSGNTAYPVVNCPPVSPDWGSQDVWSSLRMPSGLGCATVLSPDAAAQFAAQIFGLNNHLVWCKLRASMLNTWVALKVADKKLQACSL from the exons ATGGAGTGCCGTGATTGGCTCTCACAGCAC TTCTGCGGCGTGTCGAAGAGAAACATGGCCACCACACAAG AGTTGAGCATCGGCCAGAAGCTGAACGAGGGCAAGACCAAGCAGATTTTTGAGATCGTGGATCAACCCGGGCTGGTTCTGGTGCAGTCCAAAGACCAGATCACCGCCGGGAATGCAGCGAGGAAAGACCAGATGGAGGGCAAAGCGGCCATCGCTAATAAAACCACCAACTGCGTGTTTGAACTGCTGCAGcaatctg GCATCAAGATGGCCTTTGTGAGGCAGCACTCCGACACGGCGTTTGTGGCGGCGCACTGCGAGATGATTCCCATCGAGTGGGTGTGTCGCAGGGTGGCCACCGGCTCCTTCCTGAAGAGGAACCCGGGCGTGAAAGAGGGCTACCGCTTCTCCCCGCTCAAGATGGAGATGTTCTTCAAA GACGACGCCAACAACGATCCGCAGTGGTCGGAGGAGCAGGTGCTGGAAGCCAAGTTCTGCCTGGCCGGCCTCGCCGTCGGCCGGTGCGAGGTGGACATCATGAACCGCAGCACCGTGGCCGTCTTCGAGATCCTGGAGAAGGCCTGGGCCACGCAGAACTGCACTCTGGTCGACATGAAG ATCGAGTTTGGCGTCAACGTGAAGACTCGGGAGATTGTTCTGGCCGATGTGATCGACAACGACTCGTGGAGGCTGTGGCCCGCCGGCGACAGAAGCCAGCAGAAAGATAAGCAG GTGTACCGTGACCTCAAAGAGGTGACCCCGGAGGCCATGCAAATGGTGAAGAGAAACTTTGAGTGGGTCTCCGAAAGGGTCAAG CTGCTGCTGGAGCCCCAGGCCAGCGGCAGGGTGGTGGTTCTCATGGGCTCCACCTCGGACATGGCCCACTGTGAGAAGATTAAGAAGGCCTGCGGTTCCTACGGGATTCCCTGCGTGCTGCGTGTCACCTCGGCGCACAAAGGCCCCGATGAGACGCTGCGCATTAAAGCGGGATACGAAG GAGACGGCATCCCCACGGTGTTTGTGGCGGTGGCCGGCCGGAGCAACGGCCTCGGCCCCGTGATGTCGGGTAACACCGCCTACCCCGTCGTCAACTGCCCGCCCGTCTCGCCCGACTGGGGCTCCCAGGACGTTTGGTCCTCCCTCCGTATGCCGAGCG GTCTGGGCTGCGCCACCGTCCTCTCCCCCGACGCGGCCGCTCAGTTTGCGGCTCAGATCTTCGGGCTGAACAATCACCTGGTGTGGTGCAAGCTGAGGGCTTCCATGCTCAACACCTGGGTGGCCCTCAAGGTGGCTGACAAGAAGCTCCAGGCCTGCAGCCTTTGA
- the LOC133481359 gene encoding GTP-binding protein REM 2-like isoform X1 — translation MPTDVPQDVLKTEEDPLKCDPMTLSITPTVRRGSTPLPIKHQLRREEAVHDDCDWSSDAARQASASPPIRFSPAPHDVAPAPAAEAEGGPDGPLRIALLGQNGVGKSSLAFALAGDVDRTASVDSDGEGHVSAVTVDDEESAVVIYDNWRHDLSSLRCEVCVLVFSVTDRRSFHRTAQLRLLLRETQPQTPIILVGNKSDLVRSREVTAQEAMSSAALFNCLYLEISASLDHRTPELLESAVRLARGQPPWPPGAGPEDVSGGGQRESITSRAKRFLSSLVPRYQRERGDAGRFLRQKSRSCHDLGAL, via the exons ATGCCGACAGATGTCCCGCAAGACGTACTCAAGACTGAGGAGGACCCCCTCAAG TGTGACCCCATGACCCTGTCCATCACACCGACCGTCCGCCGAGGCAGCACCCCGCTGCCCATCAAGCACCAGCTCAGGCGGGAGGAGGCCGTGCACGACGACTGCGACTGGTCCTCGGACGCGGCCCGCCAAGCCTCCGCCTCGCCGCCCATCCGCTTCAGCCCGGCCCCGCACGACGTGGCACCGGCACCGGCGGCGGAGGCGGAGGGCGGGCCCGACGGCCCTCTGAGGATCGCCCTGCTCGGGCAGAACGGCGTGGGGAAGTCGTCGCTGGCCTTCGCCCTGGCGGGGGACGTAGACAGGACGGCGTCGGTGGATTCtgacg GGGAAGGTCACGTGAGCGCCGTCACCGTGGACGACGAGGAGAGCGCCGTCGTTATCTATGACAACTGGAGACAC gacCTGTCGTCGCTGCGCTGCGAGGTGTGCGTGCTGGTGTTCTCGGTGACCGACCGGCGCAGTTTCCACCGCACGGCGCAGCTCCGCCTCCTCCTGCGAGAGACTCAGCCGCAGACTCCCATCATCCTCGTGGGCAACAAAAGCGACCTGGTTCGCTCACGTGAAGTCACCGCTCAAG AGGCCATGTCCAGCGCCGCCCTCTTCAACTGCCTCTATCTGGAGATCTCGGCCTCTCTGGACCACCGCACGCCGGAGCTCCTGGAGAGCGCGGTGCGGCTGGCGCGGGGCCAGCCCCCGTGGCCCCCGGGCGCCGGCCCGGAGGACGTGAGCGGCGGGGGCCAGCGGGAGAGCATCACCTCGCGCGCCAAGCGCTTCCTGTCCAGCCTGGTTCCCCGGTACCAGCGCGAGCGAGGGGACGCCGGCAGGTTCCTGCGGCAGAAGTCGCGCTCCTGCCACGACCTCGGCGCCCTGTGA
- the LOC133481359 gene encoding GTP-binding protein REM 2-like isoform X2, with amino-acid sequence MTLSITPTVRRGSTPLPIKHQLRREEAVHDDCDWSSDAARQASASPPIRFSPAPHDVAPAPAAEAEGGPDGPLRIALLGQNGVGKSSLAFALAGDVDRTASVDSDGEGHVSAVTVDDEESAVVIYDNWRHDLSSLRCEVCVLVFSVTDRRSFHRTAQLRLLLRETQPQTPIILVGNKSDLVRSREVTAQEAMSSAALFNCLYLEISASLDHRTPELLESAVRLARGQPPWPPGAGPEDVSGGGQRESITSRAKRFLSSLVPRYQRERGDAGRFLRQKSRSCHDLGAL; translated from the exons ATGACCCTGTCCATCACACCGACCGTCCGCCGAGGCAGCACCCCGCTGCCCATCAAGCACCAGCTCAGGCGGGAGGAGGCCGTGCACGACGACTGCGACTGGTCCTCGGACGCGGCCCGCCAAGCCTCCGCCTCGCCGCCCATCCGCTTCAGCCCGGCCCCGCACGACGTGGCACCGGCACCGGCGGCGGAGGCGGAGGGCGGGCCCGACGGCCCTCTGAGGATCGCCCTGCTCGGGCAGAACGGCGTGGGGAAGTCGTCGCTGGCCTTCGCCCTGGCGGGGGACGTAGACAGGACGGCGTCGGTGGATTCtgacg GGGAAGGTCACGTGAGCGCCGTCACCGTGGACGACGAGGAGAGCGCCGTCGTTATCTATGACAACTGGAGACAC gacCTGTCGTCGCTGCGCTGCGAGGTGTGCGTGCTGGTGTTCTCGGTGACCGACCGGCGCAGTTTCCACCGCACGGCGCAGCTCCGCCTCCTCCTGCGAGAGACTCAGCCGCAGACTCCCATCATCCTCGTGGGCAACAAAAGCGACCTGGTTCGCTCACGTGAAGTCACCGCTCAAG AGGCCATGTCCAGCGCCGCCCTCTTCAACTGCCTCTATCTGGAGATCTCGGCCTCTCTGGACCACCGCACGCCGGAGCTCCTGGAGAGCGCGGTGCGGCTGGCGCGGGGCCAGCCCCCGTGGCCCCCGGGCGCCGGCCCGGAGGACGTGAGCGGCGGGGGCCAGCGGGAGAGCATCACCTCGCGCGCCAAGCGCTTCCTGTCCAGCCTGGTTCCCCGGTACCAGCGCGAGCGAGGGGACGCCGGCAGGTTCCTGCGGCAGAAGTCGCGCTCCTGCCACGACCTCGGCGCCCTGTGA